The following is a genomic window from Microtus pennsylvanicus isolate mMicPen1 chromosome 3, mMicPen1.hap1, whole genome shotgun sequence.
ACAGTTTCTTCTGTGACATTCCTGTGGTGCTGTCCCTGGCATGTGCAGACACCTCTCTAGCACAGACTGTGAGTTTTACCAATGTTGGCATTGTTGCCCTTACATGTTTTCTCCTTGTTCTCACTTCCTACACTCGTATCGTCATCTCCATCTTGAAAATCCGTTCATCAGAAGGCAGGCGCAGAGCCTTCTCCACCTGCAGTGCCCACTTCACATCCATTCTATTGTTCTATGGTCCTGTGATTCTTGTTTATCTCAGACCTGCTTCTAGCCCCTGGCTGGACTCTGTTGTCCAAGTGTTTAATAATGTTGTCACCCCTTCCTTGAATCCTctgatttattctttgagaaacaaGGAAGTGAAATTAGCCCTGAGAAAGGTGTTAAGTCAAGCAATGCAACCTTTGGGGTATAAGGAATAGAAGCAATCATTCTTTTCAGGTTGCTCCATGTTTTCTGTCATCAGAACTGTTGCCAAATTAGTGAGATGACCAAAGCTACTCTGCTTGGTTGGTTGGCGTCCTCACAGGCAGGGCTTATTTGGGCTAATATGTGGGTTTAGCCATGTAGAAAAGACTTTTCACATTAACCCAGTGTTTTTAATTGTAGTTTGCCAAAACAATGAATATTTCTGCCTTGCAACATCTACTGTGAAATCCACTTTTGCTTGATtgagttcttttaatttttgcatGCACCTATTGGGGCAATCAGCTTATGTACAATCTAGAGACTATGGAGTATGTTATGCTTGCTTCAATTTCTCTCATCACTTCTTTTAACTATTATATCTTTCTATATTCTTCTAAATGTCCCTTTGGTCACCCAGTTAAGCTAATCACCATTAATATGGTATGGAATTTGAAAACTGGATTGAAATAAGTAAATGCATCTCTATTCTATCAATTTTGATGAAAATTACCAAAtttagaacaaaaaaagaatccatGTATAGGAGATGCCACGTTCAAATAGACTGAAGAATATTGATTATTGTCTGATTCTTAAAGTCCAaagtgtttatttgcttgttatgAACTGTGACtggtattataaaaaaaataaaatatgcataataAAGTGCTCAGGCACTCCCAAGAAGCACAGGGAATTGATAGAGGATCCTGGTATGACTAGTCCCCAGTCAAAAGCTGCTATCATGACACAAATGTTGCTGGTAAAGAAATCAATTTAATTCAGAAGCCAAACCGTGAGAAGGTGGATAAGGCTCATTTTCAAACACCACCTCAGGGACCTCAGACAGACCAATGCATTCCTGCAACAGTGGGGCCATGTGCAAGGGCTACATAATAGTGTAGTTTTGTCATCAGACAcatgtgtttccttttttttttgttactggaAATTTCCTGGGTAACAATCAGTTTCCTATTCTAAGCAATTCCCTCTAATTCTTTAAATGGACACATTGTTTTCCAGCAAGTTAAATACTATTTCACTTTTAACTCAAGAAATTAGCCAATCCTGTGGTTGTCTAAAGACCATAATATTCTTacaattcttaaaattaaaaagaagattaTTGATTAAACAGTCTTGGCATCCATCTGCTCCTTTTCTTGAAATATTTGAGTCCACACCACAGTATTCTAATCATCCAAAGTTGATTTTAAAAGCTGCaaaatttatgaaaacaaaacccaaaaatgaCAAGTATCTAAGAAACAATTCATAGACCAGTTTGTCAGATGTGATAGTGTAAGCTGTTGCTCAAGTCATTCTTGCTGGATGGCTTTACACATTGGTGCAACAGCTAATTAATTTCAGGCCAAAATTCAAAGACCTATCCAATTTCCAAGGCCAGTATGTGTCTGGGGAAATCTGTACAGAAGGTTTGTTTGAGAACCCCAAGTGTCTATtaccctgttttattttatttttttaaaatttatttatttattaaagatttctgcctcttccccgccgctgcctcccatttccctcccctcccccattcaagtccccctccctcatcagcccgaagagcaatcaaggttccctgacctgtgggaagtagaaggaccacccacctccatccaggtgtagtaaggtgagcatccaaactgcctaggctcccccaaagccagtacgtgcagtagggtcaaaaacccattgccattgttcttgagttctcagtagtcctcattgtccactatgtttagCAAGTGCGGTCATTAGAACTGTTATTACCCTGTTTTAAAAGGCCCCTGAAATCCAATCTCAGTACTCTGAGCCAATGCTATTCCActcctctggatttttttttttctgacagcaCTCAGGTGGTAAATTCCTTTactctgtctttctcctcctcatAAAATGTTTGTGTTGACGATATGTCCTTTGGCTATCAGTAACAGCACCTGCTGTGATTCGTTCCTTATGTGTCATCAAATGAGATAATTTTCAATCTATGTCTATAACTGggagaataaatttttaaaaattgcagtgAAAAAATATAGAGCCAGAGTTCCTATTATATATAACCTCTCATAATTCCTTAAATGCAACAGAATTATAATGAATAGGCATTAAAGTATGAAcaaaacttactttttatttttgtattacttCAGAATTTATTCTTTTAACATTTAATCAACTACTTTTGTGATTATAACTATCTGTTTTGATTACCTTGATTTACCACAGAAACACTTAGAGTAAGACACATATAGAGTAAGCCATCTATGTGTTCTTCTAGACACCATTTGCTCTTCTAACCACTTTGCAAATACTGAAAATGAGATTTGAGCCACATATCTCCTTCTGTAGCAGCTCTCAATTGCCCTCACCAGCTTCTTAGCTAGTTATGGGATCTTGGGAGCACTTTCCCCATTTGTGCTTGAGTTTTAAGTGGTTTTATCTGGTACAGGTCTTATGTAGGTAATCACACTGTTGTGAGTTCATGTAGCTAACATCCATGTGATGTCCAGAAGACAGGATTTCAGTATGCTTTGACATCCACCGTCAGTTCCATCCAGTCTGCTtcttcttccatgatgttccctgaatCCGAGGAGGATTAATAACGATGTTCTTTCTATGTCTGAACATTCACAGTCAATTTTTCAGTGCTTTcataatttattcattcttttcattAACTACTGTCTATTGCAAAAAGAGGTCTGAACAAGGCTGCAAATAGTAGAAATCTGTGAGCAGCGACACAGATTTAGCAGGCAGTTTTTAGATATTGGCAAAGAACAGCAGTATGTTCCCACTAGGGGCTTATGTTCTTCCCAGCCATGAGTTTTTAACTAGGTTTAAGGAACCTGGCATGATACCTTTTTGTGAAGTAGGGTTCATATCGAATTAGAAGGCAACTAGTTAGCCACATAACAGTTATATATCCATTTCATAGTTTGATCAGAGTATCCATAAAGTCcatttaaatgattaaaatatacCTAAGTAAACATTAATAGTTGCcttaagggaaaataaaaatgttttcaggtAAGAAATAAGGTATAAATCCaagcatttaaagaaatattcataaTGGGATATTATAGAAAACATTTGTTTGCAGAGTAAAATGTACTAGTAGCTTTTCTGATGTTGTGATAATACTCTGGTAAAAAgtaaattagagatgaaaaggctttattttgatttacagTTCCCAAGAGACTGAGTCCATAATGGATGGATATTTCATTTCCACACATTTCATTCCCACATAGAAAGCatcagcagagagagaacaggaaggagaTAGAGGCTATAAAAAGTCTTCTCCCAGTGAAGTACTTTTTCCAGACTGTCTACATCTCCCAAAGACTTCATGATCTGGGGACCCACTACGCAAATGTATGAGTTCATGGGGATATTTCTCATTGAAACCACAACAAAATGTTACATGATAggttatatattttcttcttcttgaaaCCAGTACAATTTTAGATGTTTTCCACTTTTCTCTAATTTTGATCCCCAAAGAACAGAGTAAATTGCAGCATTTGAACCCAAGGGATGGCACTCCTCCAGGGAAAACTCAGTATCTGCAATAAAGGAGCTTCACCTGAGTGGCTTGAAAATGACTAGGTGAATACATCCTACTCTAGGGAGCATAGGAAGCAATGCAGAGATGAGAAGGagtgaaaaaacaaaagcagagatcTTCATAGCTAACTGATCTCTCCATTCTACTCTCTCTGGTCAGGGTCATTGTGGAAAAGAATCCCAAAAGAGACCCAAAGGAAACATCTATTCCTCCTAAGTGGCTGGCTAGCTGATGCTCTTACACTCAGGGCATGAGCCCTCCTGCATCACAGATTCTAGGCATCATCAGCTGGGTCTTAGGCTAAGAAGAtgcagcctcctcctcccctcagctTCATAGCAAGGCTGTTCTGTTTCATCCCTTCCAACCACAGAGGGCAGATGTGGCCGTGGGTTTTAGCCCCAATTTTTCCATCATCTGCTTTGGCGTGTAAGTGCTGGTTTACTGGAATGCGTTCTCTCAGCATCCTCTCTTCTGTGGTGTATGTCCCCTTGAAAGAGTAAGAGCCTGTGCTTACTTAGCTCAACTTGAGTTTGGATATTCATGTCACTTTATGTACTATTTATGATATGAATTATGACAGTGTGTCTTACCAACACTCATGTGGATAGCACACAACCATAGCTTGGATCATGGCTTTTGGGAACACAAACTCTATATTCAATCAATTCATAACAATGGCATCTGTAAATGGCTTTTCCCTATATTGTGTATTATGTTTTGTCTTCTGTTCTTTCATGCACCCACCATATGGATTTCAGTTTTCAGTTGTACTGACTCTGAAGACAAGAAAGAGGTTTTATGAATCAATAGCTCCTAGTCACTGTGATTGTGGCTTAGTTGAAGTCTCATTATTCAGAGTATTAGAACTTtgaattatttaagaaaatactaTGTTTTTGGACAAAGTTGATAAGATATTTTATGCACATTAGAGCTTTGTGCCttcaagaaatttaaattaatagtTTCTTCacagagaataaaattaaaatcagagaTATTTGACAAAACTCTCTGGATTCAGAATAAGGAGTCGATGTGACATTTGAACTCTGATGTATGTAATTGTGATACTCTATGCCAGTGATACTCAACCTGAAAAAGCCAAGCAACTCTTTCTAGTGGTTACATTTCAGATATCCTTCATACCAGATacttatgattcataacagtatcaaaattacaggtatgaagtagcaatggatataatttaatggttgggggtcaccacatatAAGAAACAGTGTTAAAGAgatacagcattaggaaggttgagaactgctattcTATACTGTTAATTTGATGCTATATTCTTAATTCAAGTTGACCTCTTTAAGTTTTAGgggagaattaaaaataaataaatggccaatttgttattaaatattaattagaCAAATTAAATGAAATCTCATATTGAAAGTTCTTTCAAATACAAAGGGTCCCAGTGTGATCTGCAAAGGCTTTAATTTCTTTGGGAAGTTCAGCTAAGTAGGTCCATCTTTTTGTCTTCCAGGAGTAAGTAAACTTGAAAATGAGGAATTGCACTTTGGTAACTGAATTCCTCCTGATGGGAATCCCACATACGGTTGGGTTGGAAAagattctctttgttctctttttggcCTTCTACCTGCTCACACTCCCAGGAAACCTACTCATTCTCCTGGCCATCCTCACCTCTTCCAACcttcacacacccatgtacttcttcttGGGAAACCTGTCAGTGCTTGATATATTTTTCCCTTCGGTGAGTTCCCCAAAGATGATGCTCTATCTCACTGGACACAGCCACACCATCTCCTACCAGGGCTGTGCCTCCCAGCTCTTCTTCTATCATTTCCTGGGCTGTGCTGAATGCTTCCTGTATACTGGGATGGCTTATGACCGCTTTGCAGCCAGCTGTCACCCTCTGAGATACACAGTCATCATGAGTTCATGGGTGTGTGCCTCCATGACAGTGGCTACCTGGATGGGGAGCTGTCTGCATGCGTCTGTTCTCACGTTTCTAATCTTCAAGTTACCCTACTGTGGACCCAATGAAGTGGACAACTTTTTCTGTGACATCCCCGTGGTGTTGCGCCTGGCCTGTGGTGACACATATATGGCGCGGGCTGTGAGTTTCATCAATGTAGGTCTTGTTGCACTGGTGTGCTTCCTCCTTATTCTTACTTCATACTCTCGCATAGTTATCTCCATCTTGAAAATCCGTTCTTCTGAAGGCAGACGCAGAGCCTTCTCCACCTGCAGTGCCCACCTGACATCCATCCTGCTCTTTTATGGCCCTGTAGTCCTCATTTACCTCAGACCTGCCTCCAGTCCTTGGCTGGATTCAGTGGTTCAAGTGTTGAATAATATTGTTACTCCTTCCCTTAATCCTTTGATATATTCATTTAGAAACAGGGAGGTAAAGGTGGCTTTGAGAAAGGTCTTGACACAAGGGATGCACAGTCCTGGGGAATAAGATTTATATCATAATCTCACTTGACAGTTTGTCTCTATTATCTCATAAAAGTTGCTCTTATTTTTATATGATCTTAAAAGTTGGTTGTGGCATACTTTATAATGAGTAGATATTATTTTGATTGAACCCTATATTTCTAttgcttaaaattttaaacttttaatataattacaacatttatcccttccttttctccccctaaaccttccttcttttcttcagcttcatggtctctttttccaCTTACTGTATtgc
Proteins encoded in this region:
- the LOC142847107 gene encoding olfactory receptor 10D3-like yields the protein MRNCTLVTEFLLMGIPHTVGLEKILFVLFLAFYLLTLPGNLLILLAILTSSNLHTPMYFFLGNLSVLDIFFPSVSSPKMMLYLTGHSHTISYQGCASQLFFYHFLGCAECFLYTGMAYDRFAASCHPLRYTVIMSSWVCASMTVATWMGSCLHASVLTFLIFKLPYCGPNEVDNFFCDIPVVLRLACGDTYMARAVSFINVGLVALVCFLLILTSYSRIVISILKIRSSEGRRRAFSTCSAHLTSILLFYGPVVLIYLRPASSPWLDSVVQVLNNIVTPSLNPLIYSFRNREVKVALRKVLTQGMHSPGE